The stretch of DNA GGTGTTGAAGCTAATGGAGGAAAGAAGAATGGTCAGGAGATACCTATAGCTGATCAGGTTGGGGATCCAAAGGGGGTGggtgttcctcatgttttgcatgagTGTGTTGATGTACAAGGTAACCCTAGGATAGACCATTTAACCCCTGCTACCACTCAACAACCTACTCAAAAGACTCCTATTGATGGTATTGAAACAAGTGGGGGTAATTGGTACTGATGATGATTACAGAAGCACAGTTGACAGAGACAAAGCTCCCATGGCAAATCaattatcctctacaaaatcaaAGAATAATCCAAGTCATAAAAAAGAAGGCAaatgaaaatacaacatgaagctactTTGGTTAAAACAAAGATCAACTCTGTAGATAGCTTTATGGAATCTGATGTTCAACCCCATGTTGCACCCTCACCTTTGACTACATGAGTATAATCATATATAGCACCCTCACCTCATTTGGAGGAAGCAGGTACTATGATTTCTACTGGTTTTTCACCTGTGTCTAAGGAACTAGGAACTGAGGCTGACTCTGTTACTCAAATCCAGGTAGAGAAAGTAGGAACTATGTATCATGTAGCACCCTCACCTCTTATTAAGGAAGTATGAACTGTGCCATATGTAGCACCCTCACCTCTAATAGAGGAAGTAGGTACTATGGCATTAGTTGCACCCTCACCTTTGCATGAGGCAGCAAATGAGTATGTGCACATACAGTTTGAGGATGAAGTTGATATTGGTGATGATGCAGATGATGAACATAGTGAAGACTTGAAGGATGATGACACTTACAGTCATCTTCTTACTGCTTTTAATGGTCATTATGATACTGCTACACTCATTGATGTACAAGGACTCTCTCCCACAAATAAGCCACCACATTACCTCACTAGAAGCAAAACAACCATCTCTACCCTTCCACCAAAGCACACCCTCCCAAAATACTTTTAATAATTAGTACAATCACATGGTATATAAGAGGTATAAGAACCTATGGAGCCATTGAAAGACTTAAAAACTCTCAAACACCTTCACAAATTATCCTTCATTTCAATCCTAGAACCTTTCCTTGAAAGCACTCATATGAACTACTACAGAATCCAATTGTCCATACATCAAGCAacatcaaatatcaacaacaaaatCTGGATCTTTTGGGATCAAGATTTTACAAGCCCAGTCATTGACCAAGATGAGCATCAAATGACTGTTGAACTAAAGCATGTAGAAGCACCTGAAGTTTTTCAATTTACTATTGTTTATGCCAAGTGTAAAGCAAATCTTAGAAGAATACTATGAGAGGTATTGGGGCAGAAATCTTTGACCTGTACCATCCCATGGTGTGTGCTTGGAGATTTTAATGTTATTGCATCCATTGAAGAAAAGATAGGGGATCTACCATACCAAATGAGCAAGAGCTTGGAATTTCTCAGTATGATACAAGATTGTGGACTTGTAGACCTGGGGTTCTATGGTCCTAGGTATACATGATCCAATGGCAGAGGTCCAGGATCAATAATTTGGAAGAGATTGGACAGAGGGATGGTAAATGACAACTGGCTGATCTCCTTCCCAACTACCACCATTTCACACCTATCCTCCACTGGGTCTGATCACAACCCTCTGCTGATGGAGGTGAATGTCAGGATAccaacaaaaaatattttaagtttCTCAACTATTGGGTGGAAACTGAAGGTTTCATACCCCTGGTTTATGAAGTCTGAAATCAGGAAGTCAGAGGTAATGCTATGTGGAACTTCCATCAAAAGCTTAAAGCAGTCTCTAATGCCTTAAGTAAATGGTCGAGGCAGGAATATGGGGATATTTTTCAGAAGGCCAAGGAATATGAAGAAAAAGTAAAGCAGACAGAAATGATTTGGGCTCAAACAAATAATGCATATGACAGAATGAATTTTCAAGAGGTAACAACTCAATACATAAAGTACATGACATTGGAAGAGTCTATTCTGAAGCAAAAAACATAGCTTAAGTGGTTCAAATATGGTGGTGCAAACTCAAGATACTTCCACAGTTTAatgagaggaagaagaagaaagttgTTTATccataaaatcaaagacattgAAGGTGAATGGGTGCAAGGTGATGAAGCTATAGGGGAAGCTGCTTATGATTACTATCAGGATCTATTTACAGAAACTGGTGGCACCATTAGAGAAAACTTGCTATCCTGTATTCCATCATTTATGACAGATGAAGAAAATGACCTCCTCACTAGAGATCGAACTATTGAAGAACTCAAGGAAGTGGTTTTCTCAATGAATCCTACAAGTGCAGCAGGTCTTGATAGAATGAATGGAAATTTTTTTCAATCTTGTTGGGACATCATCAAGGTTGATCTGCTACATGTTGCTCTAGCCTTCTTTGATGGTTCAGAAAAGCCTAAGTACATGACTAGTGCCTGCCTAGTCTTTCTACCAAAGGTTGAATTTTCCAACTCCTTCATTGAATACAGACCTACCAGCCTCACCAATTTTGTCAACCAAATTATCTCAAAGGTTATCTGCTCCAGACTTGGCCCTATCCTTCCAAGAATCATCTCACCCAACTAGTCTGGTTTTGTTAAGGGAAAGAGTATTTCTGAAAACATAATGCTTGCATAGGAAATTGTGCAAGGCATCAAAAAGCCAAACAAAGGGTCAAATATTGTTATCAAGCTGGACATGGCAAAAGCTTATGATAGGGTATCCTAAAGCTTTACATGTATTATCCTGAGATGAATATGATTTAATGAAAGAATAATTGACATGATATGGAGAATGTCAAACTCCTGAGAAGAATAGGATTTAATGAAAGAATAATTGACATGATATGGAGAATGTCAAACAACTGGTACTCAGTGATCATCAATGGCACTAGATGTGATTTTATCCACTCTATCAGAGGCTTGAAACAAGGAGATCCATTTGCCCCATCTTTTTTTATCATAGGAGCTGAACTACTTTCTAGGATGCTCAACAACCTCACCCAAGATCAATTCTTTAATGGATTCTACATGGAGAGGAGGGGTCCACAGGTCAATCACCTAAGCTTTGCAGATGACATCATAATTTTCACATCAGGAGGTAGAGCATCACTGCAGAAGATTATGGAGGTTCTCAACAATTATGAACACACATCTGGGCAGCAAATCAACAAGCACAAAAGACACTTCATGGTTTCTCTATGCATTCCCAGCTGCCATTAGAAGAGTTCAGCATGTCACAAGTTTCACCAAGAAAGAACCTTCCATTATCTACCTGGGGTGTTCATTATACACAAGAAGAATGAGAAAAGTATATTTCAACTCACGGGTAGCCAAGGTGGTAAGCAGAATTAAAGGGTGGAAAAGCAGAATCCTCTCTTTTGGAGGCAGAGCCACTTTGATTAAGTATGTGCTCTAATCTATACCTACACACCTGTTGTCAGCCTTAAGCCTCCCTAAAACTATACTGAGGCAGGTTGAGAAGTTAGCAACTAACTTCTTTTGGGTAATGgagaaagataaaaataaataccACTGGACCTCTTGGCAAAAACCAGTACTTCCAACTGAAGAAGGAGGTGTTAGCTTCAGATCAATGGAGGATATCTGCCAAATCATGGAATACAAAAAATGCTGGCTTTTCAGAACTAAAGAGTCACTATGGAGCAAATTTCTCAGAGCTAAATTCTGTCAGAGATCAAATCCCATTTCCAAAAAATGGAATTCTGGGCAATCACAGAGATGGAAGAAAATGATGACTAACAAGAAAGAAGCTGAAAAACACATTATTTGGAGACTACATTCTGGTAACTGCAGTTTTTGGTGGGACAACTGGTTGGGAGATGGTTCACTTGCTCAACACAGAAATGGAGGAGAAAGGCCAGACAATGTAATTGTGGCCAATTTCTAGGACCAAGGTCAGTGGAATTTGCAGAAGATGAATGAAGCAGTCCCAGCACCTTTAACACCTGCCATCCTTCAAATCCAAATTTATCACAACCCCCAACTCCAAGACCAACCTTTCTCGATCCCAAATGTGAAAGGAAACTTCACATGCTCCTCTGCATGGGACTTGATCAGAAAGAAGAGGCAGATATATTTCTCTAATAAAATGACATGGCATAAGAGGATCCCTTTCAAATGGTCCTTCTGTATGTGGAGAGCTCTCAGAAATAAATTGCCTACAGATGATATAGTGCTCTTATTTAGCAGCCCTACTGTATCCAGATGTGTATGTTGTTATATACCTGAGGCAAAGTCTGTGGATCATATTTTCAGTAGGGGTCACTTTGCATTGGCAGTATGGAAAACGTTTGCAGGACCAGCTAGTATCTATACTACTGAAATGCCTCTAAGACTTCTGTTGATGAAATGGTGGCTTCACAAAAAAAAGAATGAAGTGCAGAAGCTTTTACTTGACACTGTACCAACCATCATCTGCTGGAACATTTGGAAGAACATGTGCAATGTAAAATATAGCACCAAAACTTCCTCCCTCAGTAGAGTCATCTACTCCATCAACTCAGATATTCACATGCTCATGCAAACAACCTATCCCTCAATCCGCTGGCCACTAAAATAGGAGGATTTATACCCCATTGCTGAGAGCATCAAACACTACATCAATGTCAGGCAGGTTGGTTGGAGCAGACCTGAACAGGAATTTATAAAAGTCAACAGTGATGGGAGTGCACTGAACAATTCAGGAAGTATAGGGGCAAAGGAAATAATAAGGAACTGAAGTGGTACATTCATTCATGCCTTAGTTGCTCCATTGGAAGAAGGTACCAATAATCAAGGTGAAGTTGAAGCATCAACCTTAGGAGTTAAGTGGTGCATTGACAATGGCCACATCAAGGTACACTTAAAAGCAGACTCAACACTTCTCATTCATTGGCTTACCACTGACACTGATCCACCATGGAGTTTAAAGATGCAATTGATGAATCTGAGACAACTATGTGACCAATGTGAAGAAATCAAATTCTCACATATGTACAGGGAAGCCAATTGCCCAGTAGATTCCCTCTCAAAACTCAACCACAACCTAtcaaccataaaccattattacTCCACTCAATCTCTCCCCAACCACATTAGAGTTCAGATTCAGCAGGACCTTCTAGGTACCCCCGCCTTCAGGCACAAAAAAACTAGTAGGATCATCTGCCCATCACAACTTGCCTCCACCTCTAATTCCTCTCATGGATATGGTTGATATTGTTAAAACTTTGGGAGCTAACCTATCTGCCCAAAGCAACATGTTCAGCAGCAACAACAATAGCAGCAATAACTTCCAATTACCTGGAATCACCAGGATAACTGTTGCTTCCTCTCTTCTATCAACAAGACTTGGCAGTGTCACAGATGATACAAGACAACAACCAAGAAGCATCAATTTTTCTGAATTTGTGGAGTTGATTACAGTTGAGCAATCAACAATATGCAACACAGGTTTGGACATTTTTATATACAATTTTTGGCATCTACTTGGGCTACCTTCACAATGGCTTCCTTCATTGCTCAAGCCAACATGAAGATAACTTTGATGTATCCTTTACTACCTACCCTATGTTGTTGTATTATGCTTTTGTAACCTCACATaggaagaaaatgtcttttgtTGTATTATAGGAGCAAATGTATATTGGAGGAGTCCTCCGATTTTAGTCTTATAATTGACCAAAATTTACCTAGTTTTGTAAATCATTAGGCTACCATTTTCGGTTAGCAAAATGGTACACTCATTTAGGTATGACGACACATACTTGTAAGGTATCAAATGACTATAGATTTAGTAGTCATTTGATATCAACCACTTATTCGGAGGTAAGGTTTATGTCCCCCTCCTTGTTGTACTTTAGTTTTATATATATGAAAATCAGCCCTAGGCACAATGCCTAGTGGatttttcaaaaaaagaaaaacataacCGTAATCCTTCTCTCATATTCTATACATGTTTATCAATTAATGAGTATGTTTTTCAAAACTCAGCCACGCAGATGAATTTTAAGTATGGATAGAGATTCGAATACCGTTCTATTATACTTGACATGATAGATAAAAATATGATCGCACGAGAGATTAATACGAAATTGAGATTTATTTTAACTCTTTTTGCTTACCATTCCTTGAACCATTTTGTAGCAGGAACTTTTGACTTGTGTATGGGGCATCTTTTAGACAAATGGTGAGTCATATGAgtttctatttcttcaattcgcAAATAAAAGTTACAGAGTTGAGTTTTCACGATTAGGGTTAGGGTTTGACTTTAATGCTCATGCTGGGATTTATCGTTGGGTTCCAGCAAGTGAAAAAATAAAAGTGAATCTACCATCGTAGCTGCTTTCCCAAAATTTGATCCAGGTACGGTAGTTGTCATGGTAGAACAAGCATCCAAAAGGTAAGATTTGAGATCAATAGATATATTGATCTCTGTTTTGTTTATTCTAAAAatgttattttcatcaattttggAGATCGTGGTAGCTAAAGTTTGTTTCTTTTTCATCCGTTACTTACAAAGGGTGACACATCAAACTTGATGTTTCGCCTTCACTGTATGATCTAActgaataatattaaaaatatgtTTTTCATTTATAGGAAGTGGTGCATCCCTTACTTATTTCTCAGTGGAGAAACTATAAATTTATAACTACGCTTGCGGCTGGTAATAAAATCTCCCACTTTAATTTGAAGTATTTTCACAGTTCAATTTTCTTGCTATTGTTAACTAACCATCTCATTCATCACACAACTTCTCATCTACAAAGGTCATAATACTTTGTCAGGTTTGTAAATATTCTGTTGTTAATGTATCACGAAAagattttgatatttttctttATATGCTAAATACTCGATGCATTTACAACTTAAGTGATTGCCACCCTTTTTCCACATTTACTTCCCATCCTTGTGCAGGTTCGTAAATTAGTCGATTATCTTATGTAGTTCTTTTCTATATCATGTTGCTCCTGCATTTGACGCTCATGCCATCCAAGATATAAGAGGCAAGAGGTAACTTTCTTTCATTACTTTTGAATTTATGCCTTATTTCAAACATTTGATTAAATTGGAGAATTGATGCAGTGGCACTAAAATGGTTTTAGTACTATGTTATAAATATGTAGCATTATTGTCCTTGTGGAAAAAACGGCGATTCCCCCCTTTCCATTGAAGTAGGGAGGGCCTCCTTCCCCACCATTCCGGCCTATTATTGATAGGGATTTTACCGATGCTGAAGATAGCTTGCTTACCAAGCCGCCCACTTGAGAAGCTAGTCGCCAGGAAAGAAGCGAGGAGGAAGCGAAGCTGTCTACGAAGCTTTGCTTCTCCCCCTGTAGTCGTAATACTCGGCTTGTCGCTACTTTGATTCAAAAGGTAACCGACGGTTCCCGACTTTCTCCGCTTTCCGCAACCGTAACCACTTGTCATTCCGATTACTTCATCCATAAaccttttttttatttcaaaatagcGATACGCTCTAAAAAAGTAAAGGAGAAGCTTCCATTCTAGAAGCTACCGCTTCCCGCCTCCCTCGGGGTGAGAAGTTCCCTTCCCTTTTCTAAAATGCCTGAGTGGTCTGCTCAGCAAACGTACAAAGTGGACCGCAGTTTGGCTGACCCTCTTCTTCCCATTCGGGTTGGGTTGACCCAGAAGTACAGTAAGAAGGAATGGAACCACTGGAGAGTCGTCTGCAGTTCACACTTGGGCAAAGACGACTGACTTTGGAAGCGGAACACGAACCTATTTCCGCTATTCCGGGTTCTTATTGAGCGTAGCGAAATCAAGGTTGATGATAAAGTCAGCGAAGTTTCCATGGTGTTCTACCTTTGCGTAGTCTCGGTCCACAGTGGAAGGCTCCGCACCTGAGCCTCGTTAGACTCAGCTGAAGTGTAAGGTGTAAGTGAAGAAAATAGAAGAGATGAAGTCCGTCCCTTAGCCTAGTCTATATCCTTTTTTTTCTCCTAGGTCTCATTTGCCGATTTTTTACAGTGTCACAAATGGGTAACGCTCACCAAATGTATTGGCCTTAAACTTCATTGAAAGCATTGAAGTTTACTATGAGGTATTAGGCTATGAAGTCATTAGTTCTATTAGCAACAATTGgctatgaggccatgattgcaggtctagaattggctaaaagccttggggtCGAATCTAAGTacgactccctcctcgtggtaaatcaagttaacAGGACGTTCGAAGTAGAAGAAGAATGGATGCGAAAGTACTTGGACAAATTATAGGTAACACTGCATCAGTTCAGGGAACGGACCctgcaacatgtaccccgagatcataacagcgaggccgatgctgtggctaacttggggtcattgGTCGATGACGATGAATTCAGTTCGGGAACAATAGTGCAACTAGTGAAGTCGGTAATAGAAGAAGGCCAGACCAAAGTAAACTCAACGAGTTTAacatgggattggaggaacaaatacatagactacttgaagactgGAAAATTACCTTCGGATCTCAAAGAATCGAGAGCCCTGCATACCAAGGCTACCAGATTATACCAAGGCTACCAGATTTAGCTTGGTCGAAGGGGCATTATTCAGGAGTACCTTTGATGGTCCACTAACCAGATGCTTGGGACTGGCAGATACTGAATACGCCTTGAGAAAATTTTACGAAGGCACTTGAgggaaccattcgggggcagaatctttggttcaGAAACTAATTAGGGTCGGCTATTACTGGATTGAAATGGAGAAATATGCGTAGGACTTCGTACAAAAATGCGACGACTTCCAGAGCCAAGCCCCGATGATCCATTAACCGGGAGAAATGCTCCACTCGGTTCTGTCCCcgtggccatttatgaagtggggGCTGGACATCGTCtgtcccctaccatgggcacccagtaaagctcaattcatattattcatgaccgattatttttccaaatggatCGAAGCCCAAACATTCGAAAAGGTctgggagaaagaagtcattgacttcatccgAGActacataatatgtcgatttgggataccagccAAGATCGTTTACgctaatggaaaacaattcattaGCAGCAAGGTAAATaaatttttcgaagatcacaGGATCAAAAAGATACTATCAACATCTTATCACCCTAGTAGGAAAGGGCAGGCAGAATCAATTAAACAAGATATCCTGCTCGAAGTcatatgggcataccgtacaactTCAAACTCTTGTACCGCGGCCACCCCGTTTTCATTAGTCTACGGAGCCGAAgccttaataccagtcgaggGGGGAGAACCGAGCCTTAGGTTCCAGTATGCGATAGAAGATCCAAATGGTGAGGCCATGATCACAAgctagaactattggatgaatGGCGGGAAGCCGCCctggtccggttggccgcccaaaaatagcggatagaaaggtattacaaccgaagagccagcCTCCGACACTTTtaagtcggggacttggtgttgaggaaAGTAACATTATACACCAGGAACCCAAATgaagggaagctgggaccgaTCTAGGAAAGACCGTATCGAGTTGTCGGAATAACCGACAAAAGCTCCTATAAACTTGAAGCAGGAAACAACGTATAACTACCAAATAACTGGAACGTGACATACTTAAAACAGTACTACTGCTAATGTACAAACGCAATTACTTTGTAATCATGTTATAAATCGGACTAAAGTATGCAGGTAAACGGTCGAGGATAGATATGGCTATTAGGTCTAAAAGCACGCGTTtcactctttttttcttgaaccgattttgtcccaaagtAGGTTTTTGGCAACgcttttaacgaggcaacaaccaAACATGCTAACTAGATTAGAAGACCGATTTCAAACCGGGGTCAACGATCGTTTGCTTCAGGTCAATAGTATCCGAGCCCTCACGAGTTCAACCTTGAATATGGGGGCCATTACCCTCAGATTAATGTCTTTAGCAAGGGAGAAAGAAAATTTTGTGTGCTAAAAGCTAagcttggtggttaggattcattgtaaagGCCAAACAGTCgtatgaaccgtgcccacatagtctACTCTAGCCATGGCACACATTTTTATACGCTTTCGATCGTGTATCTTGCAtgctaagaaatgaaagaaatttaCACTTTGTTACTACACGTTTTTGCCTCTTCGATCCCGGATCCTAGAGCCCACGGGCCACCCCTACTTGAGGACTATCAAGCCCACGGGCTACCTCTACTCGAGGACTGTCGCTCGAAGAAAATTCGAACGACTCCGGCTACCGAATCCTGGAGGCAccaaacctattaggcagtgcctagATATAAAAGGTTACGTCCTTTACGAAAATTTGAAACctactaaaaggttaccctcggtaAAAACATCGTCTACAAACACTTGAGCATATTGGGAACCTCCGGTCTCATCAGAGAGTTCGAAGCCACGAGCAAACAAACTTGCATAGAAGTCGGTCTTCGTTTGAACCTCCGAAAAATGAATGCCCCAGAACTACATctaattctatgctaaggcataaaaaataGTACACAAATAGAAATTGCAAGAAGATACTGGAAAAGTAAAGACACGATATTGCTAGAAAgggaaaatttatatatatatatatatatatatatttaagaagGCTTGATAGAACGacatcaaaataaacaaaaagcaTACATAAGGAAAAATTAAAAATTGGAAAAATACTAAGGCATCTACGCCTTGTCATCACCGGGGCTCGACTCGTCGCCAGAACCTTCAACGCCCTCGGATCCCTCTGAACCCTCGGAACCCCCGAAGCCTTTGGGACCCTCAGGCTTGTAGAGCTCCTTTGCCTCGAGCCTCCTAGCATCTTCGATCTCGGCTGATAGGTTAAAACCTCGGGCATGGAACTCTTTGAGGGTATCTTTTCGGGACAACCTCTTGATGTATTCAATATTTGTCTTTAAGCGGGTCTCGACTGCCTCCACATTGGCCTTGTACTGGGCCGCCATTTCCTCGGCATCAGCAGAGGTTGTATCCAATTTGGACCTCAGTTCCGCATATTCTCTTCCGAGAGAATCCCGTTCTGTGACAGCCAAGCTCATCTATGCTCAGAGATCATCGTTCAGCCGAGACCACTTATTGGCTTTGTCCTTCGACACCTGGAGTTGGTTCTCGACCGATGCTAGCTCCGCCTTTGCAGCTTCTTTATTCGAAGCCAACAGGTCCATCCTGCCCTTCCACACTTTGGTCGTGGGCTTGACCTCGTCTATCTTAACCCGTAGCTGGTCGATTAGGTCTATATTCTGTTGGACATGCGAAGTTGTGTTGTTTGTTACCACGACTAGCTGCTCATTCTTAGCTTCAAAAATCTTTACTTTCTCGACCATGTTGGCGTATTCCGCCTTTAGGGTAGAGGCCTCATTCTAAGctttttccagctaggcctggaGAATCGGGAGGTCTTTAAGGGCCTCGTCATGTTGCACACTAAGAACCCTGTACATGTCCTTCTTCCGGACCTGCTCTTTGAGATCGAATTTGAGTTGGCTAATCTCCAAGCGGTTTTAGAGGAAGATTTCATGATGAAGCACTGAATCCTGAAAATTAATAAAGTTAATAAAGGACATTAAAGTCTAAAGAATGATTCACAAATGGATACAAGGGGTTGATGCCTTACCAGGTTCAGCGTCTGTTGCAATTCATTGAAGAGGCTCGACGTgcccacctcgttcatcttggaTTGGTCCTACTCATTCACAGGCATCGGAGGTAGCTGACTATGCCCACCAGCGCAGACATGACCCAGGCATCCTCTGGGATTGTGCGAACGAGCGTTCTCACTCGAGGGCCTCGCTCGGCATGGGAAATTGCTTCACTAATCTTGGGATCCAACTCGGCCCGCGATCTCTCGAGGGAACATCCTTCTTTGGGACCTCCAGGTGACCAAGCCCAGAAAAATCCTCCAATGCGGCCATGCCCATATCATCGAAAAATGAGTTGAGGGGATCATCTCGGCCCTGCGCTCCCTTACTTGACTTTTCTTTTCCCACTTGAGACTCTTCAAGCATAGACTCGGTATAGGAGGGCATCTCCACGATGTCAATGACATTGGTCACCTCCTTCAAAATAGGGACGACTTCCTGGGAGGCTGCAACCTCCATCTCCCCCTCAGGCTCCCTAATCAGAAGGGGATCGACCTCGTAGTCCTCTTTCTTGGTCGTCACTTGCTCCCCAGTAGGGTTGACCCAAGAGCGATGGAGATGTTATCTTCTTTGGGCTCATTCCTGAGCCGGCAGAGAAAGTCAAGGTCAGGTACCCTGGACTTGGTGTTCTTCTTGGGCTATCCTCACCATGAGAATGAGCCTCCATTTTCCCTTCAAAAGCTAGCGCCATGTGTTCTCGGAGTACGACATCTGCTTACAAATCCCCTATATCCACTCCTTAAATCAGGGGATTACATCGGGAACTTGGGCAACAACTGCATGACCATAAACACGGGCGATGAgataaagaataaaaagaaagaaataccCAAGAAATACTTACGGGATGCGTTCCACTCCTCTGGGAATGACATAAACTCATGGGGATTAGGTCTTCGATTTTCACCTGAGCAAACCTCTCTTTCCATCCTCGGTCTTGgtcctcgtcaatgctcgagaaaGGAGACTTGATTGCTCGGCAAACAAGCTTGATCAATCCCCCTAGGAATTTGGGGACTATACAGATGGAGTAGGTGGTAGAGGGTGAACTGAGGAGATTCAGTGTTGTTCACAAAAAGGCGTAaaaggatcacgatcctccagaaggACGGGTGGATTTGCTCAAGACACACCTCGTACCTTTTCCAGAAAGAAAGAACTATGGGGTCCACAGGGGCGAGCGTGAatgggtaagtgtaaacactcaggtacccattcacatgagtagtaatatcgTCATTGGGCTCGGGGACGACCACGTCCTTACCCTCCCATTTACAGTCTGCTCAGACTACGGGTAGGGTTTCTTCAGTGACagagcatatgtatctccatgCTCCCTCACCTCGGTATTGTTGACTAGAGGCCTTCTCGACCTTGAAGGCATCCCTGATAGAGCAGCCCCCGGGTATGATGCACTTTATGGGGAGCTCCTGAGCCACCTTGGGAACGTCCACCTCCGCATCTGTGGCCGGGTGAGAAGATGAAAGGGTAGCCTGCTGAGGCACTAACTTGGAAGTTTTAGCCATTATAATCTTGAAAATATAGGtctgaagaaaaaaaatgaagatttgaagatggtaTGAAGGTCTGGGATGAAGGTTCAAAGAAGAAgtatgaagatgaagatgaagatatgaaggctcAATGAACGATGTATGGAGATCTGGAGAATTAAAAAGCCGTTAGAATGTTCGAAGGTAAAGTCTAGAATCGGAAAGTGGAATAAGTGAAGAGGGTTGAAGCTTTTATATGGGAAAGGGCAATCAATGCGCGACGTTTCACATTCGAAGACAACTAGTCGATGACTGACACGTGTCTGAAGTCAGAGCGACGCGACTGATGGGACATTTCGATTCACCCGTCATCTCAGTTATATCGTATGAGGGAAAAAACCGGGGTCCATCTATCATTTCTCATCGTTCCGGCAAACCTACTCTCAAGAAAATGAGGGGagtatctgtatacgggtaaaatcaggGATAGAGCATACCCCGATTTTTCGGTGAAGCAAACGGAAGAAGGTCACAGACGCACGAGACTGAAATTGAGGCCGAGAATCTTTCGTATCGAGACCCATGAAAGAAGAACGATGTGTTCATCACCAGGCATGATAAAGCAGCGCTCCCTGGACCCAGAACGAGTTCTAAAACCTTGAAAAAGACAGTAAATAATTACACACAACGGATAAAGGGCCTT from Nicotiana tomentosiformis chromosome 11, ASM39032v3, whole genome shotgun sequence encodes:
- the LOC138901736 gene encoding uncharacterized protein: MENVKLLRRIGFNERIIDMIWRMSNNWYSVIINGTRCDFIHSIRGLKQGDPFAPSFFIIGAELLSRMLNNLTQDQFFNGFYMERRGPQVNHLSFADDIIIFTSGGRASLQKIMEVEKLATNFFWVMEKDKNKYHWTSWQKPVLPTEEGGVSFRSMEDICQIMEYKKCWLFRTKESLWSKFLRAKFCQRSNPISKKWNSGQSQRWKKMMTNKKEAEKHIIWRLHSGNCSFWWDNWLGDGSLAQHRNGGERPDNVIVANF